The Dehalococcoidia bacterium DNA window CGGGACGCAAAAGACTCCCACATCATTCATCTGGTCCTCAACCGCCCGGAGAAGAGCAACGCCATCAGCATCGGCCCGGGGGAGATGACGGACGAAATCCGCCAGGCCATGGAGTCGATCAGCAGGGATGAAACCGTGAAGGTGGTCATCCTGAAGGGCAACGGACGCAACTTCTCCGCTGGCTTTGACCTGTCCATGGTGTACCGCGTGTACGGTGGCTCGCCCACCATCAAGCCTCCCCAGGGGGTGCGGCTTCAGGTTGACTACGACCACGTGATGGGACTGCCCCGGTTCGTCCAGAACTGCAGCAAAGTGGTCATAGCCCAGATTCACGGATGGTGCATTGAGGCCGCCATCTTCATGGTGGAGAACAGCGACATCGCGGTGGCGGCGAACAACTCCAGGTTCGCGCACCGCGGCCAGCGCCTCGCCTTCGGCGGCCAGCCCTTCATGCCGTTGGAGCTGCTCCAGGGCCACACGAAGAAGATCATCGAGATGCTCATCACGGGCCGGACCGTCTCCGCGAAGGAGGCCGAGGAGATGGGCATCATCACCCGCGCCGTGCCGCCCGCGGACCTGGAGAACGAGGTGTACAACCTGGCGCGCGCCATCTGCCTGCTGCCGCTGGACGCCATCATGATGGGCAAGATGCAGCGTCGCGTCGCGTTCGAATCAACAGGGATGCACCAGCTCCTGACCCACGCCGTCTTCCATACCCTGGGGACCAACCTGGTCTACAGGGACGACGAGAAGAACAATGTCTTCATCCGCGACAGGGAGAAGCTGGGCCACCGCGCCGCCTTCCACAAGCTCCACGACGCGTACGAGGAGTTCCTGGGCAAGACCAAGTACTTCAAGAGCTACCAGGGCGACTAGAGGCCGTCGCGAGACCCTCACCCCCTGCCCCCTCTCCCTTTTTCGCGAAAGGGAGAGGGGGAGTTAGTCTGGGGGATACCTCCAGACCCCCGCCAGAGAGAGCCTGGCCTTCTGGCCTCCTCTCGAATGGTCTCCTGCGGGGCCCGCTCCAGGAGGCGTGTCCGACCGCCCTCCTTTTGCTCCCACGACCGTGCCTGTGCTAGAATGGCGGGCCATGCCTCCAAAGACGTCTGTATCTGTGCGGAACCCCCCGGCGGAGCTGTACCACGGCCTGGAGCAGTTCAACCGACGCGAGTTCTTCGAGTGCCACGAGACGCTGGAGGCCCTGTGGCTCGCGGAGCCGGGCCCCGTCAGGGAGCTGTACCAGGGCGTCCTGCAGGTCGGCGTGGGCTTCCACCACCTCCTGCGCGGGAACAAAGCGGGCGCGCTGGGCCTGCTGGGCAAGGGCATCGGCCACCTGGCCCCGTTCGTTCCGGAGCGCTGCGGCATTGATGTGGCGGCGCTGGTGCGGGACGCCCGAAGCTGGCGTCGGGCCATCGCGCGGGGGCGCACGGCCAAGCCCGAAGACCTTCCCCAAATCGTGTACAGGAGGCCGGACTAGGCAGATGAAAGCGGTGGTGGAGCGGGCGCTGGACACGGCCCGGAGCCGGGGCGCGACCTACGCGGACGTCCGTGTCGTGCGCCGCGAGAGCCAGGTCATCACCGTCAAGAACGGCCGCCTGGAGAACGCCCGCACCGCGGAGAGCGTCGGCCTCGGCGTGCGCGTCCTCGCGGACGGCGCGTGGGGCTTCGCCAGCAGCCGCAAAGTGACCACGCGCGAGGCCGACGTCATGGCCGCGCTGGCGGTGCGCATCGCACGGGCGTCCGCCGCCGCCCGCACGCGCCCCATTGCGCTGGGGCCGCCGATAGTTGTCCGCGGCGACTACACCACGCCCGTGGCGCAGGACCCGTTCGCGGTTCCCCTTGAGCGGAAGGTGGACCTGCTCGTGCGCGCCACGGAGGCGATGCGGCGGACGCGGGAGATAACTGTCGCAGAGGCAAGCTGCGAGAGCTTCCGCGAGACCAAGACGTTCGCCAGCAGCGAGGGCAGCTACATCGAGCAGACGCTCACGGAGACGGGTTGCGGCATGGAGGCCACAGCCGTCGGCCACGGCGATGTACAGCGACGCAGCTATCCGGCCAGCCTGGGCCGCCATCAGGCCTGCGAGGGCTGGGAGTTCGTGGAGCGCCAGGACATTCTGCGCCACGCGCCCCGCATCGCGGAGGAGGCCTCCGCCCTGCTCACAGCCCCGGAGTGCCCGCCCCAGGTCACAACGGTCATCCTGGACGCCACGCAGACCGCCCTCCAGGTGCACGAGTCCTGCGGCCACGCCGTGGAGCTGGACAGGGCTCTGGACATGGA harbors:
- a CDS encoding TldD/PmbA family protein; this translates as MKAVVERALDTARSRGATYADVRVVRRESQVITVKNGRLENARTAESVGLGVRVLADGAWGFASSRKVTTREADVMAALAVRIARASAAARTRPIALGPPIVVRGDYTTPVAQDPFAVPLERKVDLLVRATEAMRRTREITVAEASCESFRETKTFASSEGSYIEQTLTETGCGMEATAVGHGDVQRRSYPASLGRHQACEGWEFVERQDILRHAPRIAEEASALLTAPECPPQVTTVILDATQTALQVHESCGHAVELDRALDMEAAFAGTSFLTPDRLGQFRYGSDAVTIMGDATWPGGLGSFGYDDEGVPAQRVALINKGMFVGYLSSRETATTIGQKSNGAARADGWNRIPLVRMTNVSLEPGTWRLDDLIADTDDGVYMMTNRSWSIDDRRLNFQFGTEIAWEIKKGKRGAMLRNAIYTGITPQFWRSCDAVCDRAHWTVWGIPNCGKGQPEQVAHVGHGAAPARFRNVQVGVRKG
- a CDS encoding DUF309 domain-containing protein, translated to MRNPPAELYHGLEQFNRREFFECHETLEALWLAEPGPVRELYQGVLQVGVGFHHLLRGNKAGALGLLGKGIGHLAPFVPERCGIDVAALVRDARSWRRAIARGRTAKPEDLPQIVYRRPD
- a CDS encoding enoyl-CoA hydratase/isomerase family protein, whose product is MADPTFKTLLYERDAKDSHIIHLVLNRPEKSNAISIGPGEMTDEIRQAMESISRDETVKVVILKGNGRNFSAGFDLSMVYRVYGGSPTIKPPQGVRLQVDYDHVMGLPRFVQNCSKVVIAQIHGWCIEAAIFMVENSDIAVAANNSRFAHRGQRLAFGGQPFMPLELLQGHTKKIIEMLITGRTVSAKEAEEMGIITRAVPPADLENEVYNLARAICLLPLDAIMMGKMQRRVAFESTGMHQLLTHAVFHTLGTNLVYRDDEKNNVFIRDREKLGHRAAFHKLHDAYEEFLGKTKYFKSYQGD